From Sphingobacterium bambusae:
CGAAGATCCACCTGCGACCATGGCTTTGAGTCGTTTACCGTTTGCTATGCCGCCACAGTATTCATCAGAATAGATGAATTCTTCAACAGGCAAGCCCAACTCGATTTCGTAGACGCCAGGACGAACCAAATTCCCGGACGCCGAGATCAGTTTTGTTCCCGTACTGCGTTCTATTCCGATCTTAGCATATTCTTCTCCACCATCATTCACGATCGGCACCGTCGCAGCAATAGATTCCACGTTGTTGACCACCGTAGGGCAGCCATACAATCCAGCTACCGCGGGGAATGGAGGCTTTATCCGCGGATTGCCGCGCTTACCTTCCAGAGATTCCAGCAGGGCTGTTTCCTCGCCACAGATATAAGCGCCACCACCAGGCTGCACATAAACCTCGAGGTCGTAGCCAGAGCCTAATATATTTTTTCCTAGATAGCCCGCAGCTTTCGCTTCAGCGATCGCTCGTTCCACAATCCGTATCTGCGGCATCATCTCGCCGCGTATATAGATATAAGCAGTATTTGCTCCTAAGGCATAGCTCGAAACGATCATACCCTCCACGAGTGCATGTGGAATTTTAGTCATCAAAAAGCGGTCTTTGAATGTTCCCGGCTCCGATTCATCCCCATTACACACCAAATAGCGCGGTACGCCCTCCGGCTTCGCCAAAAAGCTCCATTTCATGCCTGTTGGAAAGCCAGCACCTCCGCGTCCGCGCAGGCCCGATTTCTTGACCTCCTCCACCACATCATCCGGCGACATTGTTTTTAGCGCCTTCTCTACAGCACGGTACCCCCCCTGTTTACGGTAAACTTCCAGTGTCTCGATTCCCGGAACATCAATATGTGTCAGCAATAACTTACGTGCCATATTTATTGATTTTTAGCCTTTTGTTTTAGATCGTCGATCAATTGATCAACGCTATCTTCTGTTAGATTTTCGTAGAAGGTGTATTCGGGGCCTATTTGCAACACTGGCCCGAAGCCGCAAGCAGCCACGCATTCAACACCTCGCCAAGAAAAGAGTCCGTCTGCCGTAACCTCACCTTCCTTAACGCCCAAACGCGTTTCGATATGTTGCATGATACGTTCGGCGCCTACTAGGCAACAAGGTCCTGTGCGGCAGATTTCCAGCACATACTTCCCTCTAGGCTGCAAAAAATACATCGTATAAAAACTCGCAACTTCGTAAACCTCTATTGACTTCAGCTGCAAATACTCGGCGACCTTGTCCATGGCATCGACACTTAGCCAGCCAAATTCGGCCTGCACCAGATGTAAGATAGGTAGCAATGCCGATTTCTGTTTCCCTTCGGGATAACGAGACACCACCTCTGAAAATCTGTCCAACAGTTCCGGCGTGAATGTCACAATCATATTTTCCTGAACACTAAGCATCTAATTCTCCTGCTATTACGTTTAAACTACTCATGTTTAAGATCGCATCAGATATCAGCATCCCACTACTCATGGGCGCAAACATCTGATAATTGATAAACGATGGACGTCTGAAATGCAGTCTATAAGGCGACCTGCCTCCGTCATGTATCATATAAAATCCCAATTCGCCATTGGCGCCTTCGACAGCATGGTAAACTTCCGATTGTGGTGTTTCCCATTCGCCCATCACGATCTTAAAATGGTAGATCAAGGCCTCCATATTGGTGTACACCTGCTCTTTGGGCGGCAAATAAAAAGCGGGCACGTCGGCATGAAAAACACCCTTCGGTTCACGAGCGATCTTTTCCAATGCCTGTTCGATAATGCGAAGTGACTGCCACATCTCTTCGTTACGCACCATAAAACGGTCATAGACGTCGCCCGTAGTGCCCACAGGCACATCAAAATCAAATTCTTCATAGGAGCAATAAGGCGATACAACACGGACATCGTAATCCACACCTGTTGCCCGCAATATAGGTCCCGACCAGCTATAGCTCAACGCCTCTTCCGGCGTTACTGCAGCGACGCCAGAAGTTCGCTCAATAAAAATTCTATTTCGTACAAAGAGGTTCTCGAACTCTTTTAAGACAGGCGGAAAACGTTTTAAAAACTCAGCGATCTTTTGAAAGGCCACTTCGTTAAAGTCACGCTCGAATCCACCGATACGACCAATATTGGTCGTTAACCGCGCTCCACAGATCTCCTCAAATATCTCATAGATAAATTCCCGCTCCTGCATCACGTACAGGAAGCCAGAGAAGGCGCCGGTGTCCACTCCCAAGATGCCGTTACAAATAATATGATCTGCAATACGAGCGAGTTCCATCACAATCACGCGCATATACTGCACCCGCTTCGGAATTTCTATTTCCAAGAGCTTCTCCACGGTCATATGCCAGCCCATATTGTTGATAGGAGCGGAACAATAGTTCAGGCGATCAGTCAACGGCGTAATTTGATAAAACGGCCGATGTTCAGCTATTTTTTCAAAAGCCCGATGTATATAACCAATCGTAGACACGCCGCTAACAATCCGTTCGCCATCGATCTGCACCACATTTTGAAACACACCATGCGTAGCGGGGTGCGTAGGACCGATGTTGAGTGTAATCAACTCGTCCTGCGGATCGTTATCGAAGTATACGGCGGCATTTGGTGTTATTTTGGTGATAGGTTTACTCATCGTCTCGGTCTATTTATATTAGCGTCCAAAATAAAAGTCTTTTTTATCCACGCGATTCGGGTCTTCTAACGGATACTCTTTGCGCATTGGAAAAACATCCAATTCATCCATGTTCAAGATCCTTCGTAAGTCGGGATGCCCCTCGAACACAATGCCGAAGAAATCGTAGGTCTCGCGCTCCATCCAGTTAGCGCCATGCCAAAGCGTTGTCGCCGTGGGAATGGTGGGATTGGGTCCAGCTATAGGCACCTTGATGCGCAAGCGCACGTTTTGTAGCATGTTGTGCACATGGTATACCACACAGAAATCCCTCTCCTGCTTGGGGTAATGTACCCCGGTAATATCCGTCAAATAGTTGAATCGCAATGTGGCGTCGTCCTTTACAAAAGCAAGAAACGCTATGATAGACTCCGCCTCAACCAGCAATGTCAATAATCCATGTGGCTCGCCCAACACGACGAAGTCATCTCCAAATTGGCTCTGAAGTGTCGTAATGATGGTTTGATTATCCAATTTATCCATTCCCATTATCGGTTATGATGCCATATTTCTCCAACAACGCTTTATATTCGGGTGTATTACGGCGGTTTAGCGACTCATTTTTAACGATCTCCTGCAGTTTCAACACGCCATCAAGGATAGCTTCCGGACGTGGTGGGCAACCGGGAACGTAGACGTCCACGGGAATAATCTCGTCAATACCTTGCAGCACGGAATAGGTGTCGAAGATGCCACCGCTGGACGCACAAGCACCAACAGCGATGACCCACCGTGGCTCAGCCATCTGCACATACACTTGGCGTAACACCGGAGCCATCTTTTTAGCAATGGTACCCATTACCAATAGCATATCTGCTTGTCGGGGAGAAAAGCTCGGCCGTTCCGCACCAAAGCGAGCCAGGTCATACGTAGAACCCATTGTCGCCATAAACTCGATACCACAACAAGAGGTTGCGAACGGTAATGGCCACAATGAATTGGCACGCGCCAATCCTATAGCTTTATCTAAAGTCGTTGCAAAAAATCCTGATCCTTCTACACCTGGGGGCGCTTCTGCCAATGTCACTTTACTCATGACTATCGTTTTTTGGTTTATACTAAAGTTTAAATTGGTGGAGGAGATCCCTTACGGGATGCGCAATGATGTTCTAATCCCAATCAAGGGCGCGCTTCTTGATGACATAGATAAAGCCCAATAGCAGCAAGCCCATGAAAATGAACATCTCTATCAAACCCTCTACGCCGAACTCGCGAAAGTTCACTGCCCAGGGATACATAAATATCACCTCCACATCAAATATGACGAACAAAATGGCAACCAAGAAATACTTAATGGAAAAAGGCTGTCGAGCATTACCAACAACTTCGACTCCCGATTCGAAAGCGCCCAGTTTGTTCTCCGTACGAACTTTAGGGCCAATCAAATGGGTTCCGATGATGGTTAACACACCGAATCCAACGGCTACACCTAATTGTATTAAAATAGGTATATAATCTACTGGAGTGCTACTTAGGTTTACACTTTCCATAATTACTAGTTTATTATCTGTTCTCAATAACAAATATATCATTTTTTACCAATAAAAAAAGGGACTGCAAGCAGTCCCTTCAAATTTTAATGATATTTTAATACTATAGCTGATCAACAAATTGCGTTGCAATTTCATCATCTGGTCTAACCTTCAACGTCTCTTGGAAATAGGTTTTCGCTTTCGCGTTATCTCCTTTGAAGTAGTAGTAATAACCAATGTAATTGTTACCATCCGCTACATAAGAATTGCTGGTTTCATCGGTTTTACCTGATGCTTTGATGATCGCCAACAATTTGTTGAACGAATCCAAATACAAGCCTTTTACGTTCTCCGGATCGTAAACAACATTATCCAACGCTAGCTCAGACAACCCTTTAAAGTAAAGTGCATTTACTTGGTATTTATCAATAACTTCTTGTTTCGTTGCCGCAGTAACATTACCTAAGGCTTTCACAGCTTCGTCCAACAGAGGTTTTGCTTCTGCCAATTTTTGCTGACCTAACTCTGGTGTCACTTCTTCATCCTCACCTGGAGAAATGATCTTCGATCCTTTTTGGTATTGACCAACACCCAAGTAGTAGTTCGCGTCGTAATAATAATCAGAAGCTGTATCTACCGCTACGACACGGAAAATCTTAATAGCATTGTCCACATCACCATCTTGGTATTTCGCGAACGCAGATTCTGCAATTTCTGTTTCCAAGTTATCGTCTTCTGTTTGCTTCTCTACAGCTTGTTTAAGCAACTCTCCAGCTTTAGCTTCATCGCCAGCGCTTAAGTTTGCCAAACCGGCGTACAAGTAGTCACGTGGAATCAAACGCTCTGGCTGCACTTTAGAGAACAAGGTATTCATGTACTCTGCTGCTTTTGCATAGTCTTTGTCTTGGTTGTAGGCAATGTACCCTAAGTAACGGTATACCTTAGCATCTACACCTGGCGCGTTCGCCAATTCTTGCGCTACGGTTTTCAACTCTGCATAGTTTCCAGAATATACCAAGAAATCCGCGTAACGTGTTTTTGCCTCTACAGAATTATCGCCTGTCAACTCTAAGTATTTCTTGTAGTTCTCTACACCTTTCTGGTTGATTTCGCGGTATTGATCTTCTGGAGCTTTCAAAGACGACAAATAATATGTCTCTGCAAGCTCGCGGTATAGCGGTGCGTAGTCTGCATGCTCTTGCGTCAAGGCTGTCAATTGCTCCAACACTACATCATAGGCCTGTGCTCTTCTAGAAATTACCGCCTGCCCAATTTTTGGAGCCAACAATGAAGGATCCATATATTCTGCATCGCGATAGTTTACATAAGCTTGGCTACTTTCACCCAATCCGGCATAAGCGTCACCTAATGCTACCAAAATAGTCGCATCTTTCGCGTTTTTAGCTTTTGCCTGCGTTAAATACTCGATAGCTTTGGTGTAGTCAGGCTTTGGTGCGTCGATATATCCTTCTCCGATATACAACAATGGCAAATAGTCCTTCTTACCCAATCCAGATACCGCTGTAGAGAACTTTGTCTCCGCTGCACTTTGATTGCCGCTCATCAAGTCGACAATACCCAACCCTACATTATTTAACTGTTCTTTCGGCGCGTTTGTCAAGCCTTGATTAAACACATAAGCTGCAGAATCCAACTTATCGTTAACCAAATGAACCTTACCTAGGTAGAAATAATTCTCCCCATCCTTCGCTTTCTTCTCCACCAAGTTCTGCAGAATAGTCTTCGCTTTATCGTACTGCTCCGCTGTCAACGCAGCTTTCGCATCTTTTAAGCTTTGGGCACCCGCAGAACCGATTGTTCCAGCCAATAATAGACTTAAAAATAATTTGCTGTTTGTCATAATCTATTTGTGTTCTATTTTATTCTTCGTTAAATTAAATATTATCCCGTACAATGATTTCGCGTCCGGGCATCGTTGCCGGCACCAAACCAGCCTTCAACACAATCCGCTGCCCACGATCTCCTGTTAGGAAGGCCGAGAATCCGATGCCCAAACCTAAATTCGGTTGGTAATTCAGCACATAAAATGTGCGTTGCAATGGATATTGTCCGGCAGCGATGGTTGATTGATTTGGCAAGTAAAACTTGTTATCAGCCTTTTCTCCAAGCGTATTCTGCACGCTCAAGATACGAATATTATTTTTATTTGGAAACGAGCTGATCAAATCTCTGTATTCGTTATATCCTAATATTCCAATACGATCGGAAGACTGTGACACCTGCTCCAACACGCTTGCAGCGCCACTTCCGGCCTCCACATAGTTGGAAGCGACCTTATCCAGCTTTCCAAGTTCCTGCAACAGCCTAAAGCTGCTGGAATTGATATTATCAAAAACGATCTTCCGCTTGTCCGAGCTCTGTCCGCGCATCGCTTCCGTCAAATACGTAATGGTAACGCTCGTATCGGCTGATTTAGTATTACCAACAACAACTATTCCATCCGACCAAAGTGGAAATAGGCGTGGCGTGATGGAACGCTTCTTAAAAGATGCTTCCTCTTGCTCGTTCAGCGGTCTTGCCAAAATAGCCACGCTGGCTTTCCCAGAAACGAGTTCACGTATGGCCAACACTTCCGGCTTCGCGATAAAATTTAGCTTTGCATTGGGATAAGCCGACAAAAAGACCTCTTCTTGCTCCCTCAACAGGGGTAGCGTGGATTCATCCACCGCAACAGCCAGCGTACCTACCAAGATATCCTCTTGAGATTTTTCTGTTTGCGCGGCGTCGGCGTTCTCCCCTCCACTTCTACTTCGTGAGCAGGAAGTCGCTAAGATGGCCAAAACCAAAAACAGCTGTATGATACTTTTCATTCGATCTAAAATATGTTTTCTGTGACTAAGTTTATTTCTAGCTCTCTTAAAATCTAACCGCGCGGCAATTGTTGTCTTGTATACTATTTAGAGTCTAAAAGATATCCGAAAGTTTAACGGCTCTGCAATTATTGTCTAAAATTATTTTGCCACAATCGCGCGAAGCGCATAAAGGAATATACAATCAACAATATCCCGAAAAGCTTCTTATATGTCGGATCTATTTCAATGGGAAAGCCGCTCCAAAAAATAATTAGAAGGCCCAAAGAGAAATAGAAAGCGAACATCGCTAGGCCTAAAATAGACAGAAATCGCTGGGTTGGCGATTTCTGACTAAATTTTCTTGTGCTGTTACGCAAACCGTTCATGTTACTGTTGTAGGTTTAACGTGATCGGCAATGTGTAGGCTACACGAACCGGACGACCGTTCTGAATACCCGGCTTCCATTTTTTCGCTTTCTTCAACACATTTACCGCAGCTTGACCTGTACCGTAGGACAAATCCTTCACCACCTTCACATCAGTTAAGCTACCATCACGCTCAACAACGAAAGAAACAACAACTTGCCCTTTCACGCCGGCATCGATAGCTCCTTGAGGATAGGTATAGTTATCACCTACCCACTTACGGAATGCGGCTAAACCACCAATTGGCTCTGGATTTACCTCTACTGCAGTAAAGATCTTATTTGACGACTCTCCGTCAGGATCACCAGTTGCGCTACCTGTAATTTGACCTTCAACTTTTTTAGGACCAAACTCACCAGTAGGTACACCTGCTGCGCCTTTTGTACCTTTCAAGGTAATACGGGCTGGAGTCTTATTTTCTTTTTTGATTTCCTCTTGGGAAACAACCTCTTCCTTCACTTGATTCTGAGGCACCACTTTAGGCTCAGGGAAACGCACCAAATCTTCTGCTGGTGGCTCCTGCGCGATACGTTGAGGTGGCTCTTCCTCCTGCGGAAGTGGTTCTTCTTCTTCTTCCGGCTCTGGAATATCCAAATCTTCTAGCGTTACCTCTGTGATTACCGGAGCTTCTTGCACAGGCTTATCTGGGAACACTTTGATGTTGAACATTTTTGGAGCACTCAAAACAAGAACGGTTGCGGTAATCGCGAGTAGACCAATATTAGTAGCCTTCGGCGCGTATTTGCGCAAGTCGTAGGCACCATATTCTCTATTTCTATTCGCAAAAACGACATCAAGCCATTCTTTTTTGAATATATCTAATTTAGAACCAAACATATCTTAATTAATTATGCGATTAGTCGTTAAATAGACCGTCGCGTTTTAAAACCTCTATTTCGTCACCGTTGATCTTTGAAATCATGTAGCGTTTGATGTCTACAATCTTCATCTCATCTAAGATATCGACAAGATTACGTTGTACAGACTTCTCGCTAGGTCGAATTACCACGATCAAATCTTTACCTCCAGAACGAGCTGGTACTTCTTTTTGCATCTTCAACAACACCTGACGAATACCTTCCTTGCTATAATCTATAGTTGCCGGCGGGTAGATCGGTTTTGCTAATTGCCCATAGTACCAAGAGATTTTGTTGTCCGATCCTAATAAAAGCGTAATGGAACGGTTGTCGGCAATTTCCAAATTGTCGTTCACATCCATTTTGTTCTTATCAGGCATAGCAACGTCCATCGCCTGTGGTTTATTGAGTGACGTGGTTAACATGAAAAAGGTAATCAACAGGAACGCTAAGTCAACCATGGCGGTCAAATCGACCTTACCACCGGCTTTCTTGGCTCTAACCTTGCCGCCTTTGCCACCTTTACCACTATCTTGATTTAATTCTGCCATTTTCTTTTGTAATTATACCCTTATTGCTCCGCTCTCAAACCGGTTACAAAACTGAATTTGTTTTGCTTTTGGTTACGTAGGGTTTCAATAATTAGATTAACAGTTGGATACTTCTCTTCTGCATCAGCTTTGATTGCAACTTTCATCGGTCCTGGATCAACGAAATCCTTCTCTCCTTCGCGTGAACGGTTGTATTCAATTGTTGCTTTACGAGCTTCCTGAACCCAAGAGTACAACTCATTCGACGCGGTCTCTGTACTATCTACAGGGATACCTGGTTGAATGCCTTCTTTACGTTGCTCATTGGCTAGAGAAAGTAATTGACGTAAATTTTTGATTGGCACACCGAACTCATCCAGTTGCTTGAACTTCTCGTAATCTTCCGCAGAAAAGTTTACACCATATTTCTGCGACATATTTTTCAACGTGATCTCGCGGACAGTTGGGTTCTTAACACCGAAGAAGATCTTGCCACTTGCGACCGAGATAACACCTAAGTTATCATCAGGAAGCTTATCGGGCGTAGTCGACTGTGGAGTATCCACAACCAACACTTCTGGCTGGCGAGCCGTTGCCGTTAGTACGAAGAATGTAAGAAGCAAGAACGAGACGTCACACATCGCCGTCATGTCGATGGAGGTACTGGCTCTTTTTACTTTTGCTTTACCCATTTTTCTTTACTTCTTTAATTAACAATTCTTATTCCTTTTCTTGATGATGATCTTTCCACACAAATTCCATAAAAGAATTTGAAAAAAATCATTTTTTCTTATTTGTGGTTCGCCGCGTACGTTTGTACGATAGAGAAACCAGCCTCATCGATAGAATAAGTTAAGTTGTCAATTTTAGCTGTCAAGATGTTGTACATGATGATCGCAAATGTAGAAGTAGCGATACCTGTTGCTGTGTTAATCAAGGCTTCAGAGATACCATTCGCCAATTTTGCTGAATCTGGAGCACCACCTGTTGCAAGTGCCGAGAAGGCCTTGATCATACCTGTTACCGTACCCAATAGACCTGTCAACGTACCGATAGAAACCAACGTAGCAATTACGTTCATGTTTTTCTCCAACATAGGCATTTCCAATGCTGTTGTTTCTTCGATTTCTTTTTGGATAGCTACAACTGATTTTTCTGCATCTAAACCTGTGTTAGCCGATACGTCTTTGTATTTCAATAAACCAGCTTTAACAACGTTTGCAACAGAACCTTTTTGTTTGTCACACTCAGCAATAGCTGAATCGATGTTACCGCCATTGATTAAAGATTGAATTTTTCTAACGAAGTTACCTACGTTACCTGTTCCAGCTGCTCTGCTGATAACCAAGAAACGCTCGATAGAGAATACCCATACCATCAAGAATAAACCGATCAAGACAGGTACAATTACACCAGCGTGGTAAACCATACCCAAGTAGTTTCCTGGTTTCGGTTGGTTTTCAGGATTATCTTCAAGGAAATTTGACGGGCTACCCATTACATATGCCCAAACAACGTAACCGATGATGAAACAAATGATGATTGCTAAACTCGCAAATAAATTACCTGAATTTCCGCCTTCTGTCTTAGCAGGAGTAGTAGTTTTTGGTGCGTTTGCCATTTTTTTACTAATTTTTAGATTTTTACTGTTGTTTAATATTAATGTTTAATTCAATTTGTGCAATTTATTGCCACCTATCTTGCCTTTAAGCAAAACAAATATACCATTTTGTGTTAAAAATAAAATTTTCTCTGCATTAATTTATACATCTTTCAATGGGCTCCATATTAGATAGACCACCAGCGGGTTCCTTTCCTTCCTAATTAGGTCATCGCCTCATGCTTTAACGCCGTTTAGGGCGATATATTTTACAATGAAAACTATTTTTTTTGGTTTATGCAAATTAAAAAATCATTAACTCCCAAAAATAAGTAAGTGTTCACTCATCGAAAAACAAAGCCACTGAATGTTCTAACATGTTCCAACTAATGTCAAAATATGCCGGTATGTCGTCAGGGAAGCGTCATATTTGGTTTATGCAACCGATTGTAAGTGTTTATCCGCCAACCAATTTCACCGAATAACCTTCTGCACGAAGCAAATCAAAAATCTTATTTTTAAAATCCCCTTGAATTATTATAATTCCATCTTTGGCTGATCCACCCACACCACATTTCTGTTTAAGAAGCTTAGCTAAATCATTTAAGTCATCATCCCTTCCAACAAATCCATCCACAATTGTAACAACTTTTCCCTTTCTAGCCTTTTTATCCAAGGAAACTTTCAAACGTTGCTGGTTCGACGGTAGGGTATCTTGCTCAACAGCGGAATCGGATTCCGTATAGTCGAAGTCGCTCGCTGTGGAATAGACAATACCTTCAAATCGTTGCTTTTTTTGCTTTGCCATGCTTAACAGATAATTTTTAAAGATTTATGTTTTATGGTAATATCAAGTGTGGTTCCCATTTCTACCGGCTCGCCATCCACGTGTACCGGTCCTTTCTCATCCCGAACAATACGAATAGATTTACCCGGCAGTATTTCCACGTAATCGGATTGATCTGCGCTTTTTGTAAAAAGGTGGAATACCATTTTAGGCAAGAGGTACAGGGGAAACTTCTGAACAACGCAAACATCCAAGATACCATCCGTAATGGAGGCCTGTGGGGCGATATAGGCATTATTTCCATATTGCGGCGAATTTGCCACACTAATCATAAAAGCTTCCTTTTGATACTTCTTGCCATCAATAATCAAGGTATACGTGCTGGGCTTAAAATTGCTCAGCACATTTACAGCCGAGCGCAAGTAGCCTATTGGTCCCCGAATATTCTCTGTCGCGAAATGATCACTTACTGAGGCATCAAAGCCCAAACCGGCGATATTGAAAAAATGACGACCGTTGATCTCCCCCGTATCCACTTCCACGGTTTCAAACCTGTTGATCCGTCGGATGGCTGCCGACTCATTTAAGGGAATACCAAGATACAAGGCCAAGCCGTTTCCAGATCCTTCCGGGATAATGCCCAAGGGCATGTCTGTGCCCATGATCGCAGACCCCAGCT
This genomic window contains:
- the nuoF gene encoding NADH-quinone oxidoreductase subunit NuoF, which produces MARKLLLTHIDVPGIETLEVYRKQGGYRAVEKALKTMSPDDVVEEVKKSGLRGRGGAGFPTGMKWSFLAKPEGVPRYLVCNGDESEPGTFKDRFLMTKIPHALVEGMIVSSYALGANTAYIYIRGEMMPQIRIVERAIAEAKAAGYLGKNILGSGYDLEVYVQPGGGAYICGEETALLESLEGKRGNPRIKPPFPAVAGLYGCPTVVNNVESIAATVPIVNDGGEEYAKIGIERSTGTKLISASGNLVRPGVYEIELGLPVEEFIYSDEYCGGIANGKRLKAMVAGGSSVPILPNNLATKTAKGEARLMTYESLADGGFVTGTAMGSGGFIAFDEDQCIVRNTLNFTRFYHHESCGQCSPCREGTGWMEKVLHKIEYGHGDIADIDLLWDIQRKIDGNTICPLGDASAWPVASAIRHFRDEFEWHILNPQESQTRNFGLAHYADPLAPVVS
- a CDS encoding NADH-quinone oxidoreductase subunit NuoE family protein → MLSVQENMIVTFTPELLDRFSEVVSRYPEGKQKSALLPILHLVQAEFGWLSVDAMDKVAEYLQLKSIEVYEVASFYTMYFLQPRGKYVLEICRTGPCCLVGAERIMQHIETRLGVKEGEVTADGLFSWRGVECVAACGFGPVLQIGPEYTFYENLTEDSVDQLIDDLKQKAKNQ
- a CDS encoding NADH-quinone oxidoreductase subunit D, with the translated sequence MSKPITKITPNAAVYFDNDPQDELITLNIGPTHPATHGVFQNVVQIDGERIVSGVSTIGYIHRAFEKIAEHRPFYQITPLTDRLNYCSAPINNMGWHMTVEKLLEIEIPKRVQYMRVIVMELARIADHIICNGILGVDTGAFSGFLYVMQEREFIYEIFEEICGARLTTNIGRIGGFERDFNEVAFQKIAEFLKRFPPVLKEFENLFVRNRIFIERTSGVAAVTPEEALSYSWSGPILRATGVDYDVRVVSPYCSYEEFDFDVPVGTTGDVYDRFMVRNEEMWQSLRIIEQALEKIAREPKGVFHADVPAFYLPPKEQVYTNMEALIYHFKIVMGEWETPQSEVYHAVEGANGELGFYMIHDGGRSPYRLHFRRPSFINYQMFAPMSSGMLISDAILNMSSLNVIAGELDA
- a CDS encoding NADH-quinone oxidoreductase subunit C encodes the protein MDKLDNQTIITTLQSQFGDDFVVLGEPHGLLTLLVEAESIIAFLAFVKDDATLRFNYLTDITGVHYPKQERDFCVVYHVHNMLQNVRLRIKVPIAGPNPTIPTATTLWHGANWMERETYDFFGIVFEGHPDLRRILNMDELDVFPMRKEYPLEDPNRVDKKDFYFGR
- a CDS encoding NADH-quinone oxidoreductase subunit B, with protein sequence MSKVTLAEAPPGVEGSGFFATTLDKAIGLARANSLWPLPFATSCCGIEFMATMGSTYDLARFGAERPSFSPRQADMLLVMGTIAKKMAPVLRQVYVQMAEPRWVIAVGACASSGGIFDTYSVLQGIDEIIPVDVYVPGCPPRPEAILDGVLKLQEIVKNESLNRRNTPEYKALLEKYGIITDNGNG
- a CDS encoding NADH-quinone oxidoreductase subunit A, translated to MESVNLSSTPVDYIPILIQLGVAVGFGVLTIIGTHLIGPKVRTENKLGAFESGVEVVGNARQPFSIKYFLVAILFVIFDVEVIFMYPWAVNFREFGVEGLIEMFIFMGLLLLGFIYVIKKRALDWD
- a CDS encoding tetratricopeptide repeat protein, which codes for MTNSKLFLSLLLAGTIGSAGAQSLKDAKAALTAEQYDKAKTILQNLVEKKAKDGENYFYLGKVHLVNDKLDSAAYVFNQGLTNAPKEQLNNVGLGIVDLMSGNQSAAETKFSTAVSGLGKKDYLPLLYIGEGYIDAPKPDYTKAIEYLTQAKAKNAKDATILVALGDAYAGLGESSQAYVNYRDAEYMDPSLLAPKIGQAVISRRAQAYDVVLEQLTALTQEHADYAPLYRELAETYYLSSLKAPEDQYREINQKGVENYKKYLELTGDNSVEAKTRYADFLVYSGNYAELKTVAQELANAPGVDAKVYRYLGYIAYNQDKDYAKAAEYMNTLFSKVQPERLIPRDYLYAGLANLSAGDEAKAGELLKQAVEKQTEDDNLETEIAESAFAKYQDGDVDNAIKIFRVVAVDTASDYYYDANYYLGVGQYQKGSKIISPGEDEEVTPELGQQKLAEAKPLLDEAVKALGNVTAATKQEVIDKYQVNALYFKGLSELALDNVVYDPENVKGLYLDSFNKLLAIIKASGKTDETSNSYVADGNNYIGYYYYFKGDNAKAKTYFQETLKVRPDDEIATQFVDQL
- a CDS encoding PstS family phosphate ABC transporter substrate-binding protein, which translates into the protein MKSIIQLFLVLAILATSCSRSRSGGENADAAQTEKSQEDILVGTLAVAVDESTLPLLREQEEVFLSAYPNAKLNFIAKPEVLAIRELVSGKASVAILARPLNEQEEASFKKRSITPRLFPLWSDGIVVVGNTKSADTSVTITYLTEAMRGQSSDKRKIVFDNINSSSFRLLQELGKLDKVASNYVEAGSGAASVLEQVSQSSDRIGILGYNEYRDLISSFPNKNNIRILSVQNTLGEKADNKFYLPNQSTIAAGQYPLQRTFYVLNYQPNLGLGIGFSAFLTGDRGQRIVLKAGLVPATMPGREIIVRDNI
- a CDS encoding energy transducer TonB, coding for MFGSKLDIFKKEWLDVVFANRNREYGAYDLRKYAPKATNIGLLAITATVLVLSAPKMFNIKVFPDKPVQEAPVITEVTLEDLDIPEPEEEEEPLPQEEEPPQRIAQEPPAEDLVRFPEPKVVPQNQVKEEVVSQEEIKKENKTPARITLKGTKGAAGVPTGEFGPKKVEGQITGSATGDPDGESSNKIFTAVEVNPEPIGGLAAFRKWVGDNYTYPQGAIDAGVKGQVVVSFVVERDGSLTDVKVVKDLSYGTGQAAVNVLKKAKKWKPGIQNGRPVRVAYTLPITLNLQQ
- a CDS encoding ExbD/TolR family protein, translated to MAELNQDSGKGGKGGKVRAKKAGGKVDLTAMVDLAFLLITFFMLTTSLNKPQAMDVAMPDKNKMDVNDNLEIADNRSITLLLGSDNKISWYYGQLAKPIYPPATIDYSKEGIRQVLLKMQKEVPARSGGKDLIVVIRPSEKSVQRNLVDILDEMKIVDIKRYMISKINGDEIEVLKRDGLFND
- a CDS encoding ExbD/TolR family protein produces the protein MGKAKVKRASTSIDMTAMCDVSFLLLTFFVLTATARQPEVLVVDTPQSTTPDKLPDDNLGVISVASGKIFFGVKNPTVREITLKNMSQKYGVNFSAEDYEKFKQLDEFGVPIKNLRQLLSLANEQRKEGIQPGIPVDSTETASNELYSWVQEARKATIEYNRSREGEKDFVDPGPMKVAIKADAEEKYPTVNLIIETLRNQKQNKFSFVTGLRAEQ
- a CDS encoding MotA/TolQ/ExbB proton channel family protein gives rise to the protein MANAPKTTTPAKTEGGNSGNLFASLAIIICFIIGYVVWAYVMGSPSNFLEDNPENQPKPGNYLGMVYHAGVIVPVLIGLFLMVWVFSIERFLVISRAAGTGNVGNFVRKIQSLINGGNIDSAIAECDKQKGSVANVVKAGLLKYKDVSANTGLDAEKSVVAIQKEIEETTALEMPMLEKNMNVIATLVSIGTLTGLLGTVTGMIKAFSALATGGAPDSAKLANGISEALINTATGIATSTFAIIMYNILTAKIDNLTYSIDEAGFSIVQTYAANHK